In Pedobacter sp. WC2423, the following are encoded in one genomic region:
- a CDS encoding SusD/RagB family nutrient-binding outer membrane lipoprotein codes for MKKIFNNKLAVFSLLVLTLGCKKTLDINQSPNNPPIESATMEVLFPSAVMSTAGRVGGDLSIVGGMWAQFWTQNNNSSQFRTVDVYDLPSASQYVDGPYAALFSGALFDYSLGLSKAAEAKNWKYNLMYTVMKAYTYEVLVDLYDKVPYTEAFQVNAILQPKFDDGYTVYQGLIKEIDAALAKDYKTGPWTAAQKATDFVFGKTATAAQFDNWEKFANTLKLKMYLRMVNAKPAEAEAGIRALYAANAKFLDVPAQVDLFVSSPNKSNPFFEYNFRRLNTPDNLKASTTFTSWLNVNADPRAEAYFGVENPVPSINQGDYLGGPTHPEYNDAVNVVVNATDPVPFISLAESYFMQAEVSERYFGGANGKALYDQGVAAAFAQVGITPNATILATYAYPSTGNFETKLEAIITQKWASFFGSHGLEAFFEQNRTGYPKTSTIYSDEAGYIPGHIVYTPNGVTGEGNFPRRFVFPDSEVRRNTNTPAKVPLTTKVWWGK; via the coding sequence ATGAAAAAAATATTTAATAATAAATTAGCGGTGTTTTCTTTATTAGTCCTGACTCTTGGATGTAAGAAAACATTAGATATAAATCAAAGTCCTAATAATCCACCTATTGAATCTGCTACAATGGAGGTGTTATTCCCTTCAGCTGTAATGTCCACTGCAGGCAGAGTTGGTGGAGACTTGTCTATTGTCGGAGGTATGTGGGCGCAATTCTGGACGCAAAATAATAACTCAAGTCAGTTCAGGACTGTCGATGTTTATGATTTGCCAAGTGCTTCTCAATATGTAGATGGTCCATATGCTGCGCTTTTTTCTGGCGCATTATTCGATTATTCATTAGGTTTGTCCAAAGCTGCTGAAGCTAAAAACTGGAAGTATAATTTAATGTATACTGTAATGAAAGCATATACTTATGAAGTTCTCGTTGATTTATACGATAAGGTTCCTTATACGGAGGCTTTCCAGGTTAATGCAATTCTTCAGCCTAAGTTTGATGATGGATATACGGTTTATCAGGGCTTAATTAAAGAAATCGATGCTGCATTGGCTAAAGATTACAAAACAGGTCCATGGACAGCGGCTCAAAAAGCAACTGATTTCGTTTTTGGAAAAACAGCAACAGCTGCACAATTTGATAACTGGGAGAAATTTGCCAATACTTTAAAGCTGAAGATGTATCTGCGTATGGTGAATGCAAAACCAGCTGAAGCGGAAGCAGGGATCAGAGCCTTATATGCTGCTAATGCTAAATTTTTAGATGTTCCGGCGCAGGTTGATCTTTTTGTTTCCTCGCCTAATAAAAGTAATCCTTTCTTTGAGTATAACTTTAGAAGGTTAAATACACCAGATAACTTAAAAGCAAGTACAACTTTTACAAGCTGGTTAAATGTAAATGCTGATCCAAGGGCTGAGGCTTACTTTGGAGTTGAGAATCCTGTGCCTTCAATTAACCAGGGTGATTACCTGGGAGGCCCTACACATCCGGAGTATAATGATGCTGTAAACGTTGTCGTAAATGCGACAGATCCGGTTCCTTTTATCTCTCTTGCTGAGTCTTATTTTATGCAGGCAGAGGTGTCAGAGCGTTATTTTGGTGGTGCAAATGGAAAAGCATTATACGATCAGGGTGTTGCAGCAGCTTTTGCACAAGTTGGTATTACTCCTAATGCGACTATTTTAGCAACTTATGCTTATCCATCAACTGGTAATTTTGAAACTAAATTAGAAGCTATTATTACTCAGAAATGGGCATCATTTTTTGGTTCTCATGGATTGGAAGCCTTTTTTGAGCAGAACCGTACTGGCTACCCAAAAACAAGTACTATCTATTCTGATGAGGCTGGTTATATTCCAGGTCACATTGTATACACTCCAAATGGGGTAACTGGAGAAGGGAATTTTCCTAGACGTTTTGTTTTTCCGGATAGTGAAGTGAGGAGAAATACAAATACACCTGCAAAAGTTCCATTGACAACGAAAGTTTGGTGGGGTAAATAA
- a CDS encoding lipid-binding protein, whose amino-acid sequence MKKNIIINTVVMALLVLFSSSCKKDQEIGGTAVQSLAGDWYVKVNGTGPYITLSTYNTSANLSTEMWLQSTGLKSGTVALGIKGKVAVDASAQTFTGTNVANVASTSATIPTFNVANGKVVSNGTTGPVSKTPTDLISLDITINGVTYKVAGFHKTGFQVDDPANM is encoded by the coding sequence ATGAAAAAAAATATTATAATAAATACTGTGGTAATGGCATTGCTGGTATTATTCTCTTCCTCTTGTAAAAAGGATCAGGAAATTGGTGGTACGGCTGTGCAGAGCCTTGCAGGTGATTGGTACGTTAAAGTTAACGGTACTGGTCCTTATATAACCTTATCCACTTACAATACCTCTGCAAATTTAAGTACTGAAATGTGGCTTCAGTCTACAGGCCTTAAATCTGGTACTGTTGCACTTGGTATAAAGGGCAAAGTTGCTGTGGATGCCAGTGCTCAAACGTTTACAGGAACAAATGTTGCGAACGTAGCTTCTACAAGTGCGACTATTCCAACTTTTAACGTTGCTAATGGAAAAGTTGTTTCAAACGGGACTACCGGCCCTGTTTCTAAAACACCAACAGATTTAATTTCACTTGATATTACTATTAATGGCGTTACCTATAAAGTTGCAGGTTTCCATAAAACCGGATTCCAGGTGGATGATCCTGCTAATATGTAA
- a CDS encoding SusC/RagA family TonB-linked outer membrane protein has product MKKLILSLVMFLCVAVAAMAQDRTITGTVTGKDDGQPIPGVSVKIRGAQGGAQSGADGKYAIKVPAGATGLEFSSLGYLNQVVEIKAGNVISVSLAADTKSLSEVVVTANSIKREKRTLGYSAPTIKNDELTSGGNPSAITSLTGKVAGVNITSSSNTPGSSSRIVLRGGSSINGNNQALIVIDGVPVDNSSVTGGSAAGSGDDRSSVDFGNRGNDIAPDDIASVTVLKGPAAAALYGARASNGALIITTKSGAKGDNKTSITFNTSNTFSSILKLPKFQNQYGQGYYATDDDGNPKVTNGVQQYVNDPRENGSWGAPFTGTVQPWGQQIDGVRQQKAYSAIKDNVRDFFRTGFATDNNLSFSGGTDKSTFYLGLNSLNSDGVFPGKSDTYNKYGVRFNGNTDFSNKFSAGINFNYTNVASNNIGGGQGASSVLNNVYQTPRDIPLSSLSDLSNKYNSFGYTGADGVRRDNTYGYYGAYTLNPYYVLQSFQNTDNISRVTGNFNIGYKPTAWLDVKERVGVDTYSDRRRLITPKYSFVPADTGNMYDPDGNKQSNVGAYEIDQFNITELVHDLMVTARHKFNDDFEGSLMLGNNIRQRSSNINQTATNNGAGLVVPEWYNLANSNGPINIITDQISKRRLVGLYADLNLSYKNLIYLEATARNDWSSTLPTQNNSFFYPSVSGSFVFSELLKGSSISDWLTYGKVRASYAQVGNDTDPYQLATNYVRGNITSAFGGTTFPFNNVPGLMISSTIGNANLKPEKTSSFEVGTELGFFDNRFSVDFSYYKNNSKNQILPVPVPNSTGYGFSVLNAGEIQNNGVELSLRGTPIKTTDITWEVFGTYTKNNSKVVSLLPGVDQVTIGGFGGMGIVAAVGKPYGEFYGVTNQTDAQGRTIVSKSSGLPLQTKTAQYLGSYNPDYQASLGTTFKYKQVSLSVLFDTKQGGKFFSRTKDILSFAGAAEITGGDRMNVIYPNSVYIENGASVVNTSATYNKQDYYTGSVAPGVNVIDASYIKLRSASIAYQFTKDQLRRSPFGALTIGLYGNNLFLWTAKENVYADPEINSSGASNAQGFDFTAQPSVRNYGINLKVSF; this is encoded by the coding sequence ATGAAAAAACTTATACTAAGTTTGGTCATGTTCTTATGCGTTGCAGTAGCTGCAATGGCGCAGGACAGAACAATAACTGGTACTGTGACAGGAAAGGATGACGGGCAACCCATTCCTGGTGTCAGTGTAAAAATCAGAGGAGCTCAAGGTGGAGCTCAATCTGGAGCTGACGGAAAGTACGCAATCAAAGTTCCAGCAGGAGCTACAGGCCTTGAATTTAGTTCACTAGGGTATCTTAATCAAGTTGTTGAAATTAAAGCCGGTAATGTAATTAGTGTTAGCCTTGCAGCTGATACGAAATCATTAAGTGAAGTTGTTGTTACAGCAAACTCGATCAAGAGAGAAAAGAGAACATTAGGTTATTCAGCACCAACGATCAAAAACGATGAATTGACATCAGGTGGGAATCCAAGCGCGATTACTTCTTTAACTGGTAAAGTAGCTGGGGTAAACATTACTTCAAGTTCAAATACTCCAGGTAGTTCATCGCGTATTGTACTTCGTGGTGGATCTTCAATTAACGGAAATAACCAGGCGCTGATTGTTATTGACGGTGTGCCTGTCGATAACTCTAGTGTAACTGGTGGTAGTGCAGCTGGTAGTGGTGATGACAGATCAAGTGTTGACTTTGGTAACAGGGGAAATGATATTGCTCCTGATGACATCGCTTCCGTAACTGTATTAAAAGGGCCGGCTGCGGCAGCTCTTTATGGAGCACGTGCATCTAATGGTGCTTTAATTATCACCACAAAAAGTGGTGCTAAAGGTGATAATAAAACTTCTATTACTTTTAATACTTCCAATACCTTCTCTTCAATTTTAAAATTACCTAAATTCCAGAATCAATACGGACAAGGTTATTATGCAACTGATGATGATGGTAATCCTAAGGTTACTAATGGAGTTCAACAGTATGTAAATGATCCAAGAGAAAATGGTAGCTGGGGAGCTCCTTTTACAGGAACTGTACAGCCTTGGGGACAACAAATTGACGGTGTTCGTCAGCAGAAGGCTTATTCAGCAATTAAAGATAACGTTAGAGATTTCTTTAGAACGGGATTTGCAACAGATAATAACCTGAGCTTTTCTGGTGGTACTGATAAATCTACTTTCTATTTAGGTTTAAATTCGTTGAACTCTGACGGAGTTTTTCCAGGAAAAAGTGATACTTATAATAAGTATGGTGTAAGATTTAATGGTAATACTGATTTCAGCAATAAATTTTCAGCAGGTATTAACTTCAATTACACCAATGTAGCCAGTAACAATATTGGTGGTGGACAAGGTGCTTCTTCAGTACTGAATAACGTATATCAGACACCAAGAGATATTCCTTTGAGTAGCTTAAGTGATTTGAGTAATAAATACAATAGTTTCGGCTATACAGGTGCAGATGGCGTACGTCGTGATAATACGTATGGTTATTATGGTGCTTATACGCTAAATCCATACTATGTTTTGCAGAGTTTTCAAAATACGGATAATATCAGCCGTGTAACTGGAAATTTCAATATTGGTTACAAGCCTACGGCCTGGTTAGACGTAAAGGAAAGAGTTGGTGTGGATACGTATTCAGACCGACGCAGACTAATTACTCCAAAATATAGTTTTGTTCCTGCCGATACTGGTAATATGTACGATCCGGATGGTAATAAACAATCAAATGTTGGAGCTTACGAAATAGACCAGTTTAATATTACTGAATTGGTACATGATTTAATGGTTACAGCACGTCATAAATTCAATGATGATTTTGAAGGATCATTAATGTTGGGTAATAATATCCGTCAGAGATCAAGCAACATCAATCAAACTGCAACCAATAATGGGGCTGGTTTAGTTGTTCCTGAATGGTATAATTTAGCTAATAGCAATGGGCCTATTAACATTATTACTGACCAGATCAGCAAAAGAAGGTTAGTTGGTTTGTATGCGGATTTAAATCTTTCGTACAAAAACTTAATTTATTTAGAAGCAACAGCCAGAAATGACTGGTCTTCAACATTGCCTACGCAAAATAATTCATTCTTTTATCCTAGTGTAAGCGGATCATTTGTTTTCTCTGAATTGTTGAAAGGATCGTCAATCTCAGACTGGTTGACTTATGGTAAAGTTCGTGCAAGTTACGCTCAGGTTGGTAATGATACTGATCCTTATCAATTAGCTACTAACTATGTTCGTGGAAATATAACTAGTGCTTTTGGTGGTACAACTTTCCCTTTTAACAATGTACCTGGTTTAATGATTAGTAGTACTATTGGAAATGCTAACCTTAAACCTGAAAAAACATCATCTTTTGAGGTTGGTACAGAATTAGGTTTCTTTGATAACCGTTTCTCAGTAGATTTCAGTTATTATAAAAATAACTCTAAGAATCAAATTTTACCAGTTCCAGTCCCTAATTCTACAGGTTATGGTTTTAGCGTGTTAAATGCTGGAGAAATTCAAAATAATGGTGTTGAGTTAAGTTTAAGAGGTACTCCGATTAAAACAACTGACATCACCTGGGAAGTTTTCGGAACTTATACTAAGAACAACAGTAAAGTTGTTTCGCTTTTACCTGGTGTTGATCAGGTTACTATTGGTGGATTTGGTGGAATGGGTATTGTTGCTGCTGTTGGCAAACCTTACGGTGAATTCTATGGGGTTACTAATCAAACTGATGCTCAAGGCAGAACTATTGTAAGTAAATCAAGCGGTTTACCTCTTCAAACTAAGACTGCACAATATCTGGGTAGCTACAATCCAGATTACCAGGCTTCATTAGGAACAACTTTCAAATACAAACAAGTATCATTAAGTGTTTTGTTTGATACTAAACAAGGTGGTAAATTTTTCTCGAGAACTAAAGATATCTTAAGTTTCGCGGGAGCTGCTGAGATTACAGGCGGAGACAGAATGAATGTCATCTATCCTAATTCTGTTTATATAGAAAACGGTGCTTCAGTTGTCAATACTAGTGCGACTTATAATAAACAAGATTACTATACTGGTAGTGTTGCTCCTGGTGTAAATGTAATCGATGCTTCTTACATTAAACTACGTTCTGCAAGTATTGCTTATCAATTTACTAAAGATCAATTAAGACGTAGTCCTTTTGGTGCATTAACTATAGGATTATATGGTAACAACTTATTCTTATGGACAGCTAAAGAAAACGTATATGCAGATCCTGAGATCAACTCTTCTGGTGCTTCAAATGCACAAGGATTTGACTTCACTGCACAGCCATCTGTAAGAAATTATGGTATCAATCTAAAAGTTTCATTTTAA
- a CDS encoding SusD/RagB family nutrient-binding outer membrane lipoprotein: protein MSAKYILNPKKLLLLVFIGVVGLSGCKKFLDVNQDPNRPSTADPNLLLPVSQVAVGTIVGNYFQVYGNIWGQFWTQGPSASQYRSIERYNDANTAFDQVWNRIYTKSLINAQLIINSKVGGVEQAKGIAYLTKAYTFQLATDAFGDIPVGDALQTNNLSPKYVPQAAVYDSIFTYIDKGIALIGVANTVKPVGSQDVVFQGDMAQWKAFANTLKLRAYLRLTNIDPAKASAGIAALYATTPVFLTKDASIKYSTTGGNDNPLFSEIVGLGRPQNLVASATAVNQFVANNDPRVLQLYIPVAGTTNVTTLVQGTFAQFPTAVVSTPSALVGASPNNAQSALAPVKLMSASESYFLQAEAVARGWATGDVNDLFSKGINASFVATGITDPTIAATYIATAKDGQTALTAAASTEAKVKVIITQKYYAMCGFQGFEAWSEYRRTGYPDFLIISKAAPASTTVGPRRMLYPNSESVSNLNFPGIIALNVPVWWGKKN from the coding sequence ATGAGCGCAAAATATATATTAAACCCTAAGAAGTTGTTGCTTCTTGTTTTTATTGGCGTGGTAGGTTTATCAGGCTGTAAAAAATTCTTAGACGTTAATCAGGATCCCAATAGGCCCAGTACTGCTGATCCTAACTTATTATTGCCGGTTTCACAGGTTGCTGTTGGTACGATAGTAGGAAATTATTTCCAGGTTTACGGTAACATCTGGGGTCAATTCTGGACGCAAGGCCCTAGTGCAAGTCAATACAGATCAATTGAGCGTTATAACGATGCAAATACAGCTTTCGATCAGGTATGGAATCGTATTTATACAAAGTCATTAATTAACGCACAATTAATTATTAATAGTAAAGTAGGTGGCGTTGAGCAGGCAAAAGGTATTGCTTATTTAACTAAAGCCTATACTTTCCAGCTTGCAACTGATGCATTTGGTGATATTCCTGTTGGAGATGCACTACAAACGAATAATTTATCGCCTAAGTATGTTCCTCAGGCTGCTGTTTATGATAGTATTTTCACTTATATAGATAAAGGGATTGCTTTGATTGGGGTAGCTAACACAGTTAAACCTGTAGGATCTCAGGATGTGGTTTTTCAAGGTGATATGGCTCAGTGGAAAGCTTTCGCGAATACTTTAAAATTAAGAGCTTATTTAAGGTTAACTAACATTGATCCTGCTAAAGCTAGTGCAGGGATAGCTGCTTTATATGCAACTACTCCGGTTTTCCTGACTAAAGATGCATCAATTAAATATAGCACTACTGGTGGTAATGATAACCCGCTTTTTAGTGAAATTGTTGGATTAGGCAGACCACAGAATCTTGTAGCAAGTGCAACAGCTGTGAATCAGTTTGTCGCAAATAATGACCCGAGGGTTCTTCAGCTTTATATTCCAGTTGCCGGAACAACTAATGTTACAACTTTGGTACAAGGAACTTTTGCTCAATTTCCAACGGCTGTTGTGTCGACTCCTTCTGCTTTGGTAGGTGCAAGTCCTAACAATGCGCAATCTGCGCTTGCTCCTGTTAAGCTGATGTCTGCTTCGGAGAGTTACTTCCTGCAAGCAGAAGCTGTAGCAAGAGGATGGGCAACTGGCGATGTTAATGATTTATTCTCCAAAGGAATTAATGCAAGTTTTGTTGCAACAGGAATTACTGATCCTACTATAGCTGCAACTTATATTGCTACTGCAAAAGATGGACAAACTGCTTTGACCGCAGCAGCTTCGACTGAGGCAAAAGTTAAAGTAATTATCACGCAGAAATATTATGCAATGTGTGGATTCCAGGGCTTTGAGGCCTGGAGTGAATACCGCAGAACAGGTTATCCTGACTTCCTTATTATTTCAAAAGCGGCACCGGCATCAACTACTGTAGGGCCGAGAAGAATGCTTTATCCTAATAGTGAATCGGTTAGTAACTTAAACTTCCCGGGTATTATAGCGCTGAACGTTCCAGTTTGGTGGGGTAAGAAAAATTAA
- a CDS encoding LD-carboxypeptidase, with protein MNTQPSYLKKGDKIAIVCPANKLKKSIASAIAQLEDWGLQVIQGNSIHADYFQFAGDDELRAADLQTFLDDTDIKAILAARGGYGGIRIIDQLDFTGFNKSPKWIAGFSDTTALLSHIQAAFHIQSIHGQMPASFEAGTPLSLETLRKALFGEELYYTYKSTTTNRPGQAEGVLIGGNLSLLVAMQGSVSEMDYADKILFLEDVGEHEYTIDRMMRMLKRGGKLARLKGLIIGAFNEIEPQEIPFGQSPEELIMDIVREYDYPVCFNFPVGHIADNNALIVGRTAIMNADNNEVTLAYL; from the coding sequence ATGAACACTCAACCCTCGTATTTAAAAAAGGGAGACAAGATTGCGATCGTCTGTCCTGCAAATAAATTGAAAAAATCTATTGCCTCTGCAATAGCGCAGTTAGAAGACTGGGGGCTCCAGGTGATCCAGGGAAATAGTATACATGCAGACTATTTTCAATTTGCAGGAGACGATGAATTAAGAGCAGCCGATCTGCAAACATTTCTGGATGATACGGATATAAAAGCAATTCTTGCTGCCAGAGGTGGATATGGGGGTATCCGGATTATTGATCAGTTAGATTTTACCGGATTCAACAAAAGCCCGAAATGGATTGCTGGTTTCAGTGATACAACCGCTTTGCTTTCTCATATTCAGGCCGCATTTCATATTCAAAGCATACACGGACAGATGCCCGCTTCGTTTGAAGCAGGAACACCTTTATCTTTAGAAACACTGAGAAAAGCCCTCTTTGGGGAAGAACTCTATTACACCTATAAAAGTACAACCACAAATCGTCCGGGCCAGGCAGAAGGAGTTTTAATTGGCGGGAACCTGTCGCTCCTGGTCGCAATGCAGGGTTCAGTTTCAGAAATGGACTACGCCGACAAGATTTTGTTTCTGGAAGATGTCGGAGAACATGAATATACCATAGACAGGATGATGCGCATGCTGAAACGCGGAGGAAAATTAGCCCGTTTAAAAGGATTAATTATTGGGGCCTTTAATGAGATCGAACCCCAGGAGATCCCTTTCGGACAGTCCCCGGAAGAGCTCATTATGGATATAGTCCGGGAATACGATTATCCGGTCTGTTTTAACTTTCCTGTCGGCCATATTGCAGACAATAATGCATTGATTGTTGGAAGAACCGCCATAATGAATGCAGACAATAATGAAGTAACATTAGCTTATCTGTAA
- a CDS encoding SusC/RagA family TonB-linked outer membrane protein: MKKLLQSLFVMMLFAISAMAQQRTITGTVTGKEDGLPIPGVSVRVRGTKTGSLTGAAGKYSISVPKGSVELVFSSLGYISHTRNANSDVLNITLESDIQSLQDVVITGAYGSEQTKRTQTGSIGVVRAKDLEATPLVSIDKALQGRVAGVMSVSGNGQPGSSQDVRIRGTSSVNASNQPLYVVDGVPINAGDISRNATTSNTLAGLNPNDIESLTVLKDASAASIYGSRAANGVVLITTKTGKAGKTRIRVDAEYGIAKSAFLSGVNKPLNAAQLRELTAEGLVNAGKVSSTPIPNLDAAYNYYDNTIVGAARQGVDTDWLGVVTQTGRQQQYNVAANGGTEQTQFNISGGYFKQEGTVIGSEFNRYSGAVNVRHKYNDRLSFGINLNVSNSGQSGPSAGGAFRNPVLAAYFLNPYQNPRNADGSINNSPTDFTPGAIFNPLTVIELDKNSYSALKGIGGADLAYKILPNLKFTSKIGIDYNALEEDSYWNPTYGDGRNTGGNSARYYTRYFNWVSTNLLNYSATMLADHSLVANVRAGYEAQKSSRYTLTAITTGLPANVDLNVPSAGSVLNTANGSNEDYTFASMLAIGDISYKNKYVLQASFRRDGSSRFSANNAYGNFWSVGGSWNIDQEDFIKQYKWIDQFKIRTSYGVNGNAGIGNYDWRALYAFGGSYNYSGLGGSAPSQVGNQNLTWEVNKPFDIGIDLAFFKNRLAFNVDYYSRKSEKLLLDDPLSLTSGFASFSNNVGSMRNRGVELAVSGAPVIAGDFRWDVSFNIAFNKNVLLELSNGQTRAISGVTVRDIGSNVTTWFMREWAGVDPANGNPLWYTDASKTATTSNYGSAQQVNTGKQADPKGFGSLTNAFKYKGFSLEAMLYFSYGNYIRDAWANYTQSDGANATFNRVAAQMDRWQKAGDVTNVPKYVYNNSNSSNATSTRFLYKGDYIRLRDVTVGYDLPKKALASLKVSSVKVYARASNLYTWVRDKNLPYDPESFATSSTNFTVYMPKTIAFGVNVGF; this comes from the coding sequence ATGAAAAAACTTCTACAAAGTTTGTTCGTAATGATGCTATTTGCAATTTCTGCAATGGCTCAGCAGCGAACTATTACTGGTACTGTTACCGGAAAAGAAGATGGCCTGCCAATACCCGGCGTAAGTGTAAGGGTAAGGGGGACTAAAACCGGCTCACTAACTGGTGCAGCTGGTAAATATTCAATAAGTGTGCCTAAAGGGTCAGTTGAATTGGTATTTTCATCGTTGGGGTATATTTCTCATACCAGGAACGCAAACTCAGATGTCCTTAATATTACTTTAGAAAGTGATATTCAATCTTTACAAGATGTCGTTATTACTGGTGCTTATGGTAGTGAGCAGACAAAAAGAACGCAGACAGGATCTATTGGAGTAGTAAGAGCCAAAGATCTTGAAGCAACACCACTGGTTTCTATTGATAAAGCGCTGCAAGGACGTGTTGCAGGCGTAATGTCAGTTTCAGGAAACGGGCAGCCAGGATCAAGCCAGGACGTTCGTATTCGTGGTACAAGTTCTGTAAATGCAAGTAATCAGCCATTGTACGTTGTTGATGGGGTCCCTATCAATGCTGGTGATATTTCACGTAATGCAACAACAAGTAATACACTTGCCGGACTTAATCCAAATGATATTGAAAGCCTGACTGTATTGAAAGATGCATCAGCTGCATCAATTTATGGATCAAGAGCGGCTAATGGTGTAGTTTTAATTACCACAAAAACAGGTAAAGCTGGTAAAACCAGAATCAGAGTTGATGCAGAATATGGAATTGCAAAATCTGCATTCCTGAGTGGAGTAAACAAGCCACTTAATGCTGCTCAGTTAAGAGAGCTGACAGCAGAAGGATTGGTTAATGCAGGAAAAGTAAGTTCAACTCCTATTCCTAATCTTGATGCAGCTTATAATTATTATGATAACACGATTGTTGGGGCCGCAAGACAGGGTGTTGATACAGATTGGCTTGGCGTAGTAACTCAAACAGGTAGACAACAACAATATAATGTTGCTGCAAATGGTGGAACTGAACAAACTCAATTTAATATATCAGGTGGTTATTTCAAGCAGGAAGGTACGGTGATAGGTTCTGAGTTTAACCGTTACTCAGGTGCTGTGAATGTCAGACATAAATACAATGATAGATTATCTTTTGGTATTAATTTAAATGTATCTAATTCGGGCCAGAGTGGCCCTTCAGCAGGTGGTGCTTTCAGAAATCCTGTACTGGCAGCTTATTTCCTTAATCCTTATCAAAATCCGCGTAATGCTGATGGAAGTATTAATAACTCGCCAACAGACTTTACTCCTGGTGCAATATTTAATCCACTGACAGTTATTGAACTGGATAAAAACTCATATAGTGCTCTTAAAGGAATTGGTGGAGCAGATCTTGCTTATAAAATTCTTCCAAATCTGAAATTTACTTCAAAGATTGGTATAGATTACAATGCGCTGGAAGAGGATTCTTATTGGAATCCAACTTATGGCGACGGTAGAAATACAGGAGGTAATTCAGCAAGATATTATACCAGGTATTTTAACTGGGTATCAACTAACTTATTGAATTACTCAGCAACAATGCTGGCTGATCATTCTTTAGTCGCAAACGTAAGAGCTGGTTATGAAGCTCAAAAATCAAGTCGTTATACACTTACCGCAATAACTACAGGTTTACCAGCTAACGTTGATCTTAACGTTCCTTCAGCGGGCTCAGTTTTAAACACAGCTAACGGCTCTAATGAAGATTATACTTTTGCCTCTATGCTGGCTATAGGAGATATCTCTTATAAAAATAAATACGTTTTACAAGCAAGTTTTAGAAGAGACGGTTCTTCAAGATTCAGCGCTAACAATGCATATGGTAATTTCTGGTCTGTAGGTGGAAGCTGGAATATAGATCAGGAAGACTTTATTAAACAATACAAATGGATAGACCAGTTTAAAATCAGAACATCTTATGGTGTAAATGGAAATGCTGGAATTGGTAACTATGACTGGAGAGCATTATATGCATTTGGAGGTAGTTATAATTATAGCGGTCTTGGTGGAAGTGCTCCATCTCAGGTAGGAAACCAGAATTTGACATGGGAAGTAAACAAGCCATTTGATATTGGTATTGATCTTGCCTTTTTCAAAAACAGACTAGCATTTAACGTAGACTATTATTCAAGAAAATCTGAAAAATTATTATTGGATGATCCTTTGTCTCTGACATCGGGATTTGCGTCTTTCAGTAATAACGTTGGATCAATGAGAAACAGAGGAGTAGAGCTTGCTGTTTCCGGAGCACCAGTTATTGCGGGTGATTTCAGATGGGATGTATCATTCAATATCGCTTTCAATAAAAACGTTTTATTGGAATTGTCTAATGGTCAAACAAGAGCAATTTCCGGAGTAACAGTGAGGGATATCGGTTCTAATGTAACTACGTGGTTCATGAGAGAATGGGCGGGCGTAGATCCGGCAAATGGTAACCCATTATGGTATACAGATGCTAGTAAAACAGCAACAACAAGTAACTATGGTTCTGCTCAGCAGGTAAATACTGGAAAACAAGCAGATCCTAAAGGATTTGGAAGTTTAACCAACGCATTTAAATATAAAGGATTTAGTTTAGAAGCAATGTTGTATTTTAGCTATGGTAATTACATTAGAGATGCCTGGGCTAATTATACACAGTCGGATGGCGCGAATGCTACATTTAACAGAGTTGCTGCACAAATGGATAGATGGCAGAAGGCAGGAGATGTTACTAACGTTCCAAAATACGTTTATAATAACTCTAACAGTTCTAATGCAACATCTACAAGGTTCTTATATAAAGGTGATTATATTAGATTAAGAGATGTTACTGTAGGCTATGATTTACCTAAAAAAGCGTTAGCTTCTCTTAAAGTTTCAAGTGTTAAAGTTTATGCCAGAGCATCAAACTTGTATACATGGGTAAGAGACAAAAATCTGCCTTATGATCCAGAGTCTTTTGCAACCAGTTCAACAAATTTTACAGTTTATATGCCAAAAACAATTGCTTTTGGAGTAAACGTAGGTTTCTAA